The proteins below come from a single Candidatus Obscuribacterales bacterium genomic window:
- a CDS encoding phycobilisome rod-core linker polypeptide, whose amino-acid sequence MNLPLLNYAPSSQNQRVIGYEVPGDEQPRYFTTENALSPSEMDDLIQAAYRQIFHEQQMLQKNRQLGLESQLKSGNITVRDFIRGLVVSENFRVHNYEPNSNYRVVQLCVQRLLGRDIYSDRETLAWSIVLATQGLHGFVDALLESDEYLSSFGDHTVPYQRRRILPQRSQGEHPFARMPRYGADYRQKLEDLGHQFSATGTPGYRWSWQQPPYARSARVAGAAIAVFGSSFVGLLAIATVLSWFGVIHL is encoded by the coding sequence ATGAATCTTCCGTTGCTTAACTATGCCCCAAGCTCCCAAAACCAGCGGGTGATTGGCTATGAAGTACCTGGAGACGAACAGCCGCGCTATTTTACAACCGAAAATGCGCTATCACCATCCGAAATGGATGATCTGATCCAGGCAGCCTATCGTCAGATCTTTCATGAACAGCAAATGCTGCAGAAAAATCGCCAACTGGGCTTAGAATCTCAGCTAAAGTCAGGAAACATCACCGTGAGAGACTTTATCCGCGGACTGGTGGTGTCTGAAAATTTTCGAGTTCACAACTACGAACCCAATAGTAACTATCGAGTTGTACAACTTTGCGTTCAGCGCTTACTAGGACGCGACATTTACAGCGATCGCGAGACATTAGCCTGGTCCATTGTGTTAGCAACTCAAGGACTCCATGGCTTCGTAGATGCTCTTTTAGAAAGTGACGAATACCTCAGCAGTTTTGGCGATCATACGGTGCCCTACCAGCGGCGGCGCATTTTACCCCAGCGATCGCAGGGCGAGCATCCTTTTGCCCGAATGCCTCGCTATGGTGCCGATTATCGCCAAAAGCTAGAAGACCTAGGTCACCAGTTCAGCGCCACAGGAACACCCGGCTACCGATGGAGCTGGCAACAACCGCCCTATGCCCGATCTGCCCGTGTCGCTGGGGCAGCGATCGCTGTCTTTGGTAGCAGCTTTGTAGGACTTCTAGCGATCGCCACGGTACTTTCCTGGTTCGGTGTGATCCACCTGTAA
- a CDS encoding response regulator transcription factor, which produces MGDHQQLLLVDDEPGLREAVQAYLEDSGFTVHTASNASDGWAMLQHLSPDLIITDVMMPQVDGYQFLKQLREDPRFQTLPVVFLTARGMTSDRIQGYQAGCDAYLPKPFDPDELVAIVENLLTRRTTTNTTAEGDMPDIADMARQIAEIKALLTQRGAIPQTPAPIKLDFTPREQSVLELVAEGLMNKEIARRLETSVRNVEKYVSRLFSKTGTNSRTELVRYALEHGLAK; this is translated from the coding sequence GTGGGTGACCATCAACAATTGCTGTTAGTCGATGATGAACCGGGTCTGCGAGAAGCCGTGCAGGCCTATTTAGAAGACAGTGGATTCACCGTCCATACAGCCAGCAACGCCAGCGACGGCTGGGCCATGCTGCAACATCTATCCCCTGATTTGATTATCACCGACGTGATGATGCCCCAGGTGGATGGCTATCAGTTTCTTAAACAATTGCGGGAGGATCCACGCTTTCAGACCCTGCCGGTAGTCTTCCTCACCGCCCGGGGTATGACCAGCGATCGCATCCAGGGCTACCAGGCCGGCTGTGATGCCTATTTGCCTAAACCCTTTGATCCTGATGAACTCGTGGCGATCGTTGAGAACTTGCTCACCCGTCGGACAACAACCAACACCACGGCAGAAGGCGACATGCCTGACATTGCCGACATGGCTCGACAAATTGCCGAAATCAAAGCTCTCTTAACCCAGCGGGGAGCCATTCCCCAAACCCCAGCCCCTATTAAGCTAGATTTCACGCCTCGGGAACAAAGCGTCTTAGAGCTGGTGGCAGAAGGCTTGATGAACAAAGAAATTGCTCGTCGCCTAGAAACCAGCGTGCGCAACGTAGAGAAATATGTGAGCCGGTTGTTTAGCAAAACCGGCACCAATAGCCGCACAGAACTGGTACGTTACGCCCTAGAGCATGGCCTAGCTAAGTAG
- a CDS encoding peptidylprolyl isomerase, giving the protein MRKYVLTLAIACLVLITSCSSSDGDVTGAAPSESTPPAAEEAIVDTPAPSDAFASLPQLNGEATVVLRVNGESIVIQVDGVHAPVTAGNFVDLVQRGVYDNTVFHRVVREPEPFVVQGGDPQSRDPNANPATFGTGSFVDPQSGQARYIPLEIQPSNADEPLYSRTFPEAGVTVEPTLPHRRGAVAMARSQFADSASAQFYIALADVNFLDGSYAVFGYVTEGMEVVDQIQQGDRIESAEIISGAENLIVAAE; this is encoded by the coding sequence ATGCGTAAGTATGTGTTGACCCTAGCGATCGCTTGCCTAGTGCTGATCACCAGCTGTAGTTCAAGCGATGGCGATGTTACAGGGGCGGCCCCCTCAGAATCAACGCCTCCAGCGGCTGAGGAAGCGATCGTGGATACCCCAGCTCCCTCGGATGCCTTTGCCAGCCTTCCCCAACTGAACGGGGAAGCTACCGTAGTACTGCGGGTGAATGGCGAGTCGATCGTGATTCAAGTGGATGGCGTCCATGCCCCAGTGACCGCGGGCAACTTCGTGGATCTTGTCCAGCGAGGCGTTTATGACAATACGGTATTCCACCGAGTGGTGCGTGAGCCTGAGCCCTTTGTGGTGCAAGGAGGCGATCCCCAAAGCCGAGATCCCAATGCCAACCCAGCCACCTTCGGCACCGGTAGCTTTGTAGATCCTCAAAGTGGGCAAGCCCGCTACATTCCCCTGGAAATTCAGCCTAGCAACGCCGATGAGCCGCTTTATAGCCGCACCTTTCCTGAAGCCGGCGTGACCGTTGAACCCACCTTGCCCCACCGCCGAGGTGCTGTCGCCATGGCGCGATCGCAGTTTGCTGATTCTGCCTCTGCTCAGTTTTACATTGCCTTGGCCGATGTCAACTTCCTGGATGGTAGCTACGCCGTCTTTGGCTACGTCACGGAGGGTATGGAGGTCGTCGATCAAATTCAACAGGGCGATCGCATTGAATCTGCCGAGATTATTTCCGGAGCTGAAAACCTGATCGTTGCTGCTGAGTAG